The following are from one region of the Chiloscyllium punctatum isolate Juve2018m chromosome 46, sChiPun1.3, whole genome shotgun sequence genome:
- the trappc5 gene encoding trafficking protein particle complex subunit 5 isoform X2, translating into MDTRFTRGKSPILERSLTRPKTEVSLSAFALLFSEIVQYCQNRVYSVSELQNKLSELGQQVGMRILDVLVMREKNGKRETKVINMLLFIKVNVWKALFGKEADKLEQANDDDKTYYIIEKEPLINAYISVPKENSTLNCASFTAGIVEAILSYSGFPAKVTAHWHKGTTLMIKFDESVIARDKALDGR; encoded by the coding sequence ATGGACACGCGCTTCACCAGGGGCAAGTCTCCCATCCTGGAGCGCTCGCTAACTCGTCCAAAGACTGAGGTCAGCCTGAGTGCatttgctctgctcttctccgaGATTGTACAATACTGTCAGAACCGAGTGTACTCTGTgtcagagctgcagaacaagCTGTCTGAGCTGGGTCAGCAGGTCGGCATGCGTATCCTGGATGTGCTGGTGATGCGCGAGAAGAATGGCAAGCGTGAGACCAAGGTCATCAACATGCTGCTCTTCATCAAGGTCAATGTATGGAAGGCACTGTTCGGCAAGGAGGCTGACAAACTGGAGCAGGCCAATGATGACGACAAGACCTACTACATCATTGAGAAGGAGCCCCTCATCAACGCTTACATCTCAGTGCCCAAGGAGAACAGCACGCTAAACTGTGCCTCTTTCACTGCGGGCATCGTGGAGGCCATTCTTTCTTACAGTGGCTTCCCTGCCAAGGTCACTGCTCACTGGCACAAAGGCACCACACTGATGATCAAGTTTGACGAGTCGGTCATCGCGCGAGATAAAGCTCTGGATGGACGCTAA